From Carya illinoinensis cultivar Pawnee chromosome 5, C.illinoinensisPawnee_v1, whole genome shotgun sequence, one genomic window encodes:
- the LOC122311230 gene encoding clp protease adapter protein ClpF, chloroplastic, which translates to MVQGLSLSTLPTSGNSGVCGSIPSWREHYQLMKKVQKASATDRHYMHQCMQKLFLTGSSNILRPRNLRVEAGWLFKGGGQGLDASSERSESANEDILIFFFQLDLATRVQYALNLEQYEIAQQLRNKLTEVEAEVIRQQEEKRGSSSKSEAQDKAIRIIRLRADLQNAIDCENYALAAELRDEISKLEAESLAASAKALAYENAQYTFHLGQKVEHKIFGYRAVICGMDPMCCESSSWMEIAQVEKLSRGSNQPFYQVLVDVRADPNILVAYVPEENLLASDRPDKGRFDHPYISFLFYGMDGAGDFIPIKQLREKYNRPRHEIPFDPDDEEPHADS; encoded by the exons ATGGTGCAAGGTCTGTCATTATCCACCCTTCCAACTTCTGGAAACAGTGGGGTTTGTGGATCAATCCCTTCATGGAGGGAGCATTACCAGCTAATGAAGAAAGTTCAGAAAGCCTCTGCGACTGATAGACATTACATGCATCAGTGCATGCAAAAATTATTCTTAACAGGTAGTTCCAATATATTAAGGCCCAGAAATTTAAGGGTTGAAGCTGGATGGCTGTTCAAAGGAGGTGGGCAGGGATTGGATGCAAGTTCAGAGCGTAGTGAGAGTGCTAATGAGGACATTTTGATCTTCTTTTTCCAGCTGGACTTGGCTACTCGAGTGCAG TATGCTCTAAATTTGGAGCAGTATGAAATTGCACAGCAACTGAGAAACAAGCTTACTGAA GTTGAAGCAGAGGTTATCAggcagcaagaagaaaagcGGGGATCATCTTCAAAGAGTGAAGCTCAAGATAAGGCTATAAGGATCATACGTCTACG GGCAGACCTTCAGAATGCAATTGACTGCGAGAATTATGCTTTGGCTGCAGAGTTACGGGATGAAATTTCCAAACTTGAGGCAGAGTCCTTGGCAGCATCAGCAAAAGCTCTGGCATATGAAAATGCACAATATACATTTCATTTGGGACAGAAAGTGGAGCACAAAATTTTCG GCTATCGTGCTGTAATTTGTGGAATGGATCCCATGTGCTGTGAATCAAGTTCATGGATGGAGATTGCTCAAGTTGAAAAGTTGTCTCGAGGTTCTAATCAGCCATTTTATCAG GTTTTGGTTGACGTGCGTGCAGACCCCAATATACTGGTGGCTTATG TTCCTGAGGAGAATCTATTAGCCTCTGACCGACCCGATAAG GGCAGGTTTGATCATCCCTACATCTCCTTTTTATTCTATGGAATGGATGGAGCTGGAGATTTCATCCCAATCAAGCAGCTGCGTGAAAAATACAATCGGCCCCGGCATGAAATACCCTTTGATCCAGACGATGAGGAGCCTCATGCTGATTCTTAA